A stretch of Ipomoea triloba cultivar NCNSP0323 chromosome 13, ASM357664v1 DNA encodes these proteins:
- the LOC116001077 gene encoding uncharacterized protein LOC116001077 — protein MGTNAQFMLLEISSGNADIWNLAVVHASPMAHLRNKLWNTLKKEKLNINNHRIATGDFNSVTKREEVSNPGSFDNHRSAKFNEWIFYEALVDLGFNGQCFTWKRGNENSNFRGARLDRALCSIDWLERSTKTKVHHLAAINSDHCPILISIGDWSEVRTSDFRYQGS, from the coding sequence ATGGGGACAAATGCTCAATTCATGTTATTGGAGATTAGTAGTGGCAATGCAGATATTTGGAACTTAGCTGTGGTGCATGCCAGTCCCATGGCTCATTTACGTAATAAATTATGGAACACTCTCAAAAAGGAAAAACTCAACATTAATAATCATCGAATAGCTACAGGAGATTTCAACTCGGTAACTAAAAGGGAGGAAGTTAGCAACCCAGGAAGCTTTGATAACCACAGAAGTGCCAAGTTCAACGAATGGATTTTTTACGAAGCTCTTGTGGATTTGGGATTCAATGGACAATGTTTTACTTGGAAGAGAGGAAATGAGAATTCCAATTTTAGAGGGGCCAGGCTTGACAGAGCTCTCTGCTCAATTGACTGGTTGGAAAGATCTACTAAAACAAAAGTTCATCACCTAGCTGCTATTAATTCGGACCACTGCCCCATCTTAATCTCTATTGGCGATTGGTCTGAGGTTAGGACAAGCGATTTTAGATACCAAGGCTCTTGA